In Streptomyces sp. NBC_00306, a single genomic region encodes these proteins:
- a CDS encoding MFS transporter — MERHPRRWLILIVLCLSTLVLVIDNMVLTVAVPPLAEDLSASAQDIQWIIESYMLVFAGLLLSAGSLSDRYGRRKIMIIGLAAFGAASVLATWADSPEQLILARVLMGVGGALVMPSTLSILITVFDDEERPKAIAAWSAVAMVGLVGGPVLGGVLIAHFWWGAVFLINIPIAVLAIIAALILMEESKGPWRKADPVGMVLSMVGMAALVWTINELPKDGLGHTSTQASLALAVLGLGAFAIWESRVDSPMVPLSLFRNRIFTGASFSLVLLTFANGGLMLVLTQYLQYVLEYTPTETGLAFTPLAVATLAFNGVGAGLIPKTGNRPVAVAGLLLIAAGFGVLSTLAVGDGWGPLITAMVLMGAGSGLAMPAVIAALMGAVPEEHAGVGSALNDTIQQAGAALGVAVLGAVLSGTYTAAMPGSAPGPAKDSIVDALAIAARDGNATLLDQTRDAFSDAMSASFLSGAAGVVGAAVLALFLIRGGKAAAADTGATAQPAGTGEESTQKEAADSTAGR; from the coding sequence ATGGAACGTCATCCGCGACGCTGGCTCATCCTGATCGTGCTCTGCCTCAGCACGCTGGTGCTGGTCATCGACAACATGGTGCTCACGGTGGCGGTTCCGCCCCTGGCGGAGGACCTGTCGGCGAGTGCCCAGGACATTCAGTGGATCATCGAGTCCTACATGCTCGTCTTCGCCGGCCTGCTGCTGTCCGCCGGCAGTCTGTCCGACCGATACGGCCGCCGGAAGATCATGATCATCGGTCTGGCGGCCTTCGGCGCCGCATCGGTGCTGGCCACCTGGGCCGACAGTCCCGAACAGCTCATCCTCGCCCGGGTGTTGATGGGTGTGGGCGGTGCGCTGGTGATGCCGAGCACCCTGTCCATCCTCATCACCGTCTTCGACGACGAGGAGCGGCCGAAGGCGATCGCCGCCTGGAGCGCGGTGGCCATGGTCGGCCTGGTCGGCGGCCCGGTCCTCGGCGGTGTGCTGATCGCCCACTTCTGGTGGGGTGCCGTCTTCCTGATCAACATCCCGATCGCGGTACTCGCCATCATCGCCGCCCTGATCCTGATGGAGGAGTCCAAGGGGCCCTGGCGCAAGGCCGACCCGGTCGGCATGGTGCTCTCCATGGTCGGCATGGCCGCACTGGTCTGGACGATCAACGAACTGCCCAAGGACGGCCTCGGCCACACCAGTACGCAGGCCTCGCTCGCGCTGGCCGTCCTGGGCCTCGGGGCGTTCGCGATCTGGGAGAGCCGCGTCGACTCGCCGATGGTGCCACTGAGCCTGTTCCGCAACCGGATCTTCACCGGCGCCAGCTTCTCCCTGGTCCTGCTGACCTTCGCCAACGGCGGACTGATGCTGGTGCTCACTCAGTATCTGCAGTACGTCCTCGAATACACGCCCACCGAGACCGGCCTGGCCTTCACCCCGCTGGCGGTGGCGACCCTGGCCTTCAACGGCGTCGGAGCCGGTCTGATCCCCAAGACCGGCAACCGCCCCGTCGCGGTGGCCGGACTGCTCCTGATCGCGGCCGGGTTCGGCGTGCTGTCCACGCTCGCGGTCGGTGACGGCTGGGGGCCGCTGATCACCGCCATGGTGCTGATGGGCGCGGGCAGCGGCCTGGCGATGCCCGCCGTCATCGCCGCCCTGATGGGCGCGGTGCCGGAGGAGCACGCAGGTGTCGGATCCGCCCTCAACGACACCATCCAGCAGGCCGGTGCCGCGCTCGGTGTGGCGGTGCTGGGTGCCGTCCTGTCGGGCACCTACACCGCCGCGATGCCGGGCTCGGCGCCGGGGCCCGCCAAGGACTCGATCGTCGACGCGCTCGCCATCGCCGCCCGCGACGGCAACGCCACCCTGCTCGACCAGACCCGCGATGCCTTCTCCGATGCCATGTCCGCCAGCTTCCTGTCCGGCGCGGCCGGCGTCGTCGGCGCCGCCGTACTCGCCCTGTTCCTCATCAGGGGAGGCAAGGCGGCCGCCGCGGACACCGGGGCCACCGCGCAGCCGGCCGGTACGGGAGAGGAGAGCACGCAGAAGGAGGCAGCGGACAGCACGGCCGGCCGCTGA
- a CDS encoding MMPL family transporter, with the protein MATFLYKLGRFAFRRRGLTALLWVLVFGGAGFAASTAPPPPADTFSMPGTESQKAFDLLEDSFPAASADGASARVVVRAPDGGKISAPEHKARVTALVADLSKSPQVARVSDPFTANAVSKDGTTAYTVVTYKVAAPELTDAAHDALTRATGTARTAGLSVEAGGDAVVVDATMSGTGEKIGIAVSAVVLLITFGSMIAAGMPLLTALIGVGVGISGITALGTTLGLSSTTSTLALMLGLAVGIDYALFIVSRYRAEIAEGHERQEAAGRATGTAGSAVVFAGLTVIVALAGLTVVNIPMLTKMGLAAAGTVAVAVLIAVTLVPALLGFAPVKVLRRRDRRQHYGKPLSARKQRKAAKRAAKARPNLGARWAGYVLRHPVAVLLVGVVGLGAAAVPAASLELGLPGEGTMAPDTTQRKAYDILSESFGAGFNGPLTLTVTAKDAAPAAEDVSKKLSGEEGVASISPATVNEAGDTAILNVIPDTGPGDGRTEDLVRSIRDAAGGLETETGAEILVTGQTAMFIDFSQTLDDALLPYLALVVGLAFLLLMVVFRSVLVPLKAALGFLLSVSAALGAVVAVFQWGWLADVFGVDQPGPVMSTMPIFMIGVVFGLAMDYEVFLVTRMREAYVHGARPDEAVVTGFRYGGRVVSAAAIIMASVFSGFIMEENDLIKMIGFGLAIAVLFDAFIVRMAIVPALFALLGKAAWWLPRWLDWLLPNVDVEGAKLSRTPRVRRVAFPRRERELVD; encoded by the coding sequence GTGGCTACCTTCCTGTACAAACTGGGCCGCTTCGCCTTCCGGCGGCGCGGCCTGACCGCGCTGCTGTGGGTGCTGGTCTTCGGCGGGGCGGGCTTCGCGGCCTCCACCGCGCCACCGCCTCCCGCCGACACGTTCTCGATGCCGGGCACCGAGTCCCAGAAGGCCTTCGACCTGTTGGAGGACTCCTTCCCGGCCGCTTCCGCCGACGGCGCATCCGCCCGGGTCGTCGTCCGCGCACCGGACGGCGGGAAGATCTCCGCCCCCGAGCACAAGGCCCGCGTCACCGCACTTGTCGCCGACCTGTCCAAGAGCCCGCAAGTGGCTCGGGTGAGCGACCCGTTCACGGCGAACGCCGTCAGCAAGGACGGCACCACCGCCTACACCGTCGTCACCTACAAGGTCGCGGCCCCGGAACTGACCGACGCGGCGCACGACGCGCTCACCCGGGCGACCGGCACGGCCCGCACCGCCGGCCTGAGTGTCGAAGCAGGCGGTGACGCGGTCGTCGTGGACGCCACGATGAGCGGCACCGGGGAGAAGATCGGCATCGCCGTCTCCGCCGTCGTCCTGCTCATCACCTTCGGCTCCATGATCGCCGCCGGCATGCCGCTGCTCACCGCCCTGATCGGCGTCGGCGTCGGCATCTCCGGCATCACCGCCCTCGGCACCACCCTGGGCCTGTCCAGCACGACCTCCACCCTGGCGCTGATGCTGGGACTCGCGGTCGGCATCGACTACGCACTGTTCATCGTCTCCCGCTACCGCGCCGAGATCGCCGAGGGGCACGAGCGCCAGGAGGCCGCGGGCCGCGCCACCGGCACCGCCGGCTCGGCCGTCGTCTTCGCCGGGCTCACGGTCATCGTCGCGCTCGCCGGCCTGACCGTCGTGAACATCCCGATGCTCACCAAGATGGGACTGGCCGCGGCCGGCACGGTCGCCGTCGCCGTCCTCATCGCCGTCACCCTCGTGCCCGCCCTGCTCGGCTTCGCCCCGGTCAAGGTGCTGCGACGCCGTGACCGCCGACAGCACTACGGTAAGCCGCTCTCGGCCCGCAAGCAGCGCAAGGCCGCCAAGAGGGCCGCGAAGGCCAGGCCCAACCTCGGTGCTCGCTGGGCGGGTTACGTGCTGCGCCACCCGGTGGCGGTGCTGCTCGTCGGGGTGGTGGGACTCGGCGCCGCCGCGGTGCCGGCCGCGAGCCTGGAGCTCGGACTGCCCGGCGAGGGCACGATGGCTCCCGACACCACGCAGCGCAAGGCCTACGACATCCTCTCGGAGTCCTTCGGCGCCGGCTTCAACGGCCCGCTCACGCTCACCGTCACCGCGAAGGACGCCGCCCCCGCGGCCGAGGACGTGAGCAAGAAGCTCTCCGGTGAGGAGGGGGTTGCCTCGATCTCCCCGGCCACGGTCAACGAGGCGGGCGACACCGCCATCCTCAACGTCATTCCCGACACCGGGCCGGGCGACGGCCGCACCGAGGACCTGGTCCGCTCGATCCGCGACGCCGCGGGCGGCCTGGAGACCGAAACCGGTGCCGAGATCCTGGTGACCGGCCAGACCGCGATGTTCATCGACTTCTCCCAGACCCTCGACGACGCCCTGCTGCCCTACCTCGCCCTGGTGGTGGGCCTGGCGTTCCTGCTGCTGATGGTGGTCTTTCGCTCCGTCCTCGTACCGCTGAAGGCGGCGCTCGGCTTCCTGCTGTCGGTGAGCGCCGCACTGGGCGCTGTCGTCGCCGTCTTCCAGTGGGGCTGGCTCGCCGACGTCTTCGGTGTCGACCAGCCCGGCCCGGTGATGAGCACGATGCCGATCTTCATGATCGGTGTGGTGTTCGGCCTGGCGATGGACTACGAGGTCTTCCTGGTGACCCGGATGCGCGAGGCGTACGTCCACGGGGCGCGTCCCGACGAGGCGGTCGTGACCGGATTCCGGTACGGCGGGCGCGTGGTGTCCGCCGCCGCGATCATCATGGCGAGCGTCTTCTCCGGCTTCATCATGGAGGAGAACGACCTGATCAAGATGATCGGCTTCGGTCTGGCGATCGCCGTCCTCTTCGACGCTTTCATCGTGCGGATGGCGATCGTGCCCGCCCTGTTCGCTCTGCTCGGCAAGGCCGCCTGGTGGCTTCCCCGTTGGCTGGACTGGCTGCTGCCGAACGTGGACGTCGAGGGGGCGAAGCTGAGTCGCACCCCGCGGGTCCGGCGCGTGGCCTTCCCGCGCCGTGAACGCGAACTCGTCGACTAG
- a CDS encoding acetylornithine transaminase, with translation MSEPGSTELIQRWQTSLMGNYGTPRLALVRGEGTAVWDADGKKYLDFVGGIAVNALGHAHPAVVGAVRDQIGRLGHVSNLFIAREPVLLAERLLALTGREGRVFFCNSGTEANEAAIKIGRLTGRPHTVAAVGGFHGRTLGALSVTGQPAKRTPFGPYPADVTFVPYGDTDALRRAVTKDTALLVIEPIQGENGVVVPPPGYLAAARDVTRATGTLLVLDEVQTGIGRTGHWFEHQAHEGVEPDIVTLAKGLGGGLPIGATLAFGPAADLLGPGSHGTTFGGNPVACAAALAVLDTIAGDNLLPHVTRQGETLRRGIQGLAHPLVAGVRGAGLLRAIVLTEPLAVAVQQAAEAAGLLVNAVAPRVIRLAPPLTVTDQEIAAFLNSLPRALDQVHARWQETTGAAAPGAGQLAHR, from the coding sequence ATGAGCGAGCCCGGCAGTACGGAGCTCATCCAGCGCTGGCAGACATCGCTGATGGGCAACTACGGAACCCCGCGCCTGGCGCTCGTCCGGGGCGAGGGCACCGCCGTGTGGGACGCGGATGGGAAGAAGTACCTCGACTTCGTCGGCGGCATCGCCGTTAACGCGCTCGGACACGCGCACCCGGCCGTCGTCGGCGCCGTCCGCGACCAGATCGGCCGCCTCGGCCACGTCTCCAACCTGTTCATCGCCCGTGAGCCCGTCCTGCTCGCCGAACGACTCCTCGCCCTGACCGGTCGGGAGGGCAGGGTCTTCTTCTGCAACTCCGGCACCGAGGCCAACGAAGCCGCCATCAAGATCGGGCGCCTGACGGGCCGTCCGCACACGGTCGCCGCCGTCGGCGGCTTCCACGGCCGCACCCTGGGCGCCCTGTCGGTGACCGGCCAGCCTGCCAAGCGGACCCCTTTCGGTCCCTATCCGGCCGACGTCACCTTCGTCCCCTACGGCGACACCGACGCGCTGCGACGGGCCGTCACCAAGGACACCGCCCTGCTGGTCATCGAACCGATCCAGGGCGAGAACGGCGTGGTCGTCCCACCGCCCGGCTACCTCGCCGCCGCCCGGGACGTCACCCGGGCCACCGGCACGCTCCTCGTTCTCGACGAGGTTCAGACCGGCATCGGCCGCACCGGCCACTGGTTCGAGCACCAGGCCCATGAGGGTGTCGAACCGGACATCGTCACCCTCGCCAAGGGCCTCGGCGGCGGACTGCCCATCGGCGCCACCCTCGCCTTCGGGCCCGCCGCCGACCTGCTGGGGCCCGGCTCGCACGGCACCACCTTCGGCGGCAATCCGGTCGCCTGCGCCGCCGCCCTCGCCGTCCTGGACACCATCGCCGGCGACAACCTCCTGCCGCACGTCACACGACAGGGCGAGACACTGCGCCGCGGCATCCAAGGCCTCGCGCACCCCTTAGTCGCCGGCGTCCGCGGAGCGGGACTGCTGCGCGCGATCGTGCTCACCGAGCCGCTCGCCGTGGCGGTGCAGCAGGCGGCCGAGGCCGCGGGCCTGCTGGTGAACGCCGTCGCCCCACGGGTGATCCGCCTCGCCCCGCCGCTGACCGTCACCGACCAGGAGATCGCCGCGTTCCTGAACAGCCTGCCCCGGGCCCTGGACCAGGTCCACGCCCGGTGGCAGGAGACGACCGGGGCAGCGGCGCCGGGCGCCGGGCAGCTCGCCCACCGGTGA
- the argB gene encoding acetylglutamate kinase, with translation MKTFQHPALAKAESVLEMLPWLIRHRGQIAVIKFGGNAMVDDELKAAFAHDIVFLHHAGLKPVVVHGGGPQISAELDRRGLVSEFRAGLRVTTPEAMDVVRMVLAGQVQRELVGLLNQHGPLAVGLTGEDAHTITASRHWPEIDGELVDIGRVGEITGVDTGAIEALLADGRIPVISSIAHSQDDGHVYNVNADTAAAALAAALGAQTLMVLTDVEGLYADWPNSREVIGQLTAGQLEKMLPGLAGGMVPKMAGCLHAVRNGVDDARVIDGRIQHAVLLEMFTDEGFGTVVVPDEEEGTP, from the coding sequence ATGAAGACTTTCCAGCACCCCGCCCTCGCCAAGGCCGAGTCCGTCCTGGAGATGCTGCCCTGGCTCATCCGCCACCGCGGCCAGATCGCCGTCATCAAGTTCGGCGGCAACGCCATGGTCGACGACGAGCTCAAGGCCGCCTTCGCCCACGACATCGTCTTCCTCCACCACGCCGGCCTCAAGCCCGTCGTCGTCCACGGAGGCGGCCCGCAGATCAGCGCCGAACTCGACCGGCGCGGCCTGGTCAGCGAATTCCGGGCCGGCCTGCGGGTGACCACCCCCGAGGCGATGGACGTCGTGCGCATGGTCCTCGCCGGCCAGGTCCAGCGCGAACTCGTCGGCCTGCTCAACCAGCACGGTCCACTCGCCGTCGGTCTCACCGGCGAGGACGCCCACACCATCACCGCCTCCCGGCACTGGCCCGAGATCGACGGCGAGCTGGTCGACATCGGCCGCGTCGGCGAGATCACCGGCGTCGACACCGGCGCCATCGAGGCACTCCTCGCCGACGGCCGGATCCCGGTCATTTCCTCGATCGCCCACTCCCAGGACGACGGACATGTCTACAACGTCAATGCTGATACGGCGGCTGCGGCACTCGCTGCGGCGCTGGGTGCCCAGACCCTGATGGTCCTCACCGACGTCGAAGGGCTCTATGCCGACTGGCCCAACAGCCGTGAGGTCATCGGCCAACTGACCGCCGGCCAGCTGGAGAAGATGCTGCCCGGCCTGGCCGGCGGCATGGTGCCCAAGATGGCCGGCTGCCTGCACGCGGTCCGCAACGGCGTCGATGACGCCCGCGTCATCGACGGCCGCATCCAGCACGCGGTGCTGCTGGAGATGTTCACCGACGAGGGATTCGGCACGGTCGTCGTGCCGGACGAGGAAGAGGGAACCCCATGA
- the argC gene encoding N-acetyl-gamma-glutamyl-phosphate reductase — protein MTVRAAVAGASGYAGGEVLRLLLAHPEVEIGALTGNANAGQDLGALQPHLSPLAGRVLQETTPEVLAGHDVVFLALPHGQSAAIARQLDPGVLVVDMGADFRLDSAADWEAFYGTPHAGTWPYGLPELPGARARLAGTRRVAVPGCYPTAVSLALFPAYVGRLAEADAVVVAASGTSGAGKAAKAHLLGSEVMGSMSPYGVGGGHRHTPEMSQNLSAAAGEKVTVSFTPTLAPMPRGILATCSVRAKTGVTQETVRAAYEKAYADEPFVHLLPEGQWPATAAVYGSNTVQVQVAYDENAQRITTVSAIDNLTKGTAGGAVQSMNIALGLPEETGLPLTGVAP, from the coding sequence ATGACCGTACGAGCAGCAGTGGCCGGAGCAAGCGGATACGCCGGGGGAGAGGTGCTGCGTCTGCTCCTGGCACATCCCGAGGTCGAGATCGGTGCCCTGACCGGCAACGCCAACGCCGGCCAGGACCTGGGTGCGCTGCAGCCGCACCTGTCGCCGCTGGCCGGCCGTGTCCTGCAGGAGACCACTCCAGAGGTTCTGGCGGGACACGACGTGGTGTTCCTGGCCCTGCCGCACGGCCAGTCCGCCGCCATCGCCCGGCAGTTGGACCCCGGCGTCCTGGTCGTCGACATGGGCGCCGACTTCCGGCTGGACAGCGCCGCCGACTGGGAGGCGTTCTACGGCACACCGCACGCCGGGACCTGGCCCTACGGCTTGCCCGAACTCCCCGGCGCCCGCGCCCGACTGGCCGGCACCCGGCGCGTCGCGGTCCCCGGCTGCTATCCCACCGCCGTCTCGCTCGCCCTGTTCCCGGCCTACGTCGGCCGGCTCGCCGAGGCCGATGCGGTGGTCGTCGCCGCGTCCGGGACCTCCGGGGCGGGCAAGGCCGCCAAGGCGCATCTGCTGGGTTCCGAGGTGATGGGCTCGATGAGCCCGTACGGCGTCGGTGGCGGCCACCGGCACACCCCGGAGATGTCCCAGAACCTCAGCGCCGCGGCGGGTGAGAAGGTCACCGTCTCCTTCACCCCCACCCTGGCGCCGATGCCCCGCGGCATCCTGGCCACCTGCTCGGTGCGGGCGAAGACGGGCGTGACGCAGGAGACCGTACGGGCTGCCTACGAAAAGGCGTACGCGGACGAGCCGTTCGTGCACCTGCTTCCCGAGGGGCAGTGGCCGGCGACCGCGGCCGTGTACGGCTCCAACACCGTGCAGGTGCAGGTCGCCTACGACGAGAACGCGCAGCGGATCACCACGGTCAGCGCCATCGACAACCTCACCAAGGGCACCGCCGGCGGTGCGGTGCAGTCGATGAACATCGCCCTCGGGCTGCCCGAGGAGACCGGCCTGCCCCTCACCGGCGTGGCGCCCTGA